A single window of Bos javanicus breed banteng chromosome 19, ARS-OSU_banteng_1.0, whole genome shotgun sequence DNA harbors:
- the LOC133231636 gene encoding cytochrome c oxidase assembly protein COX11, mitochondrial yields MGGLWRPAWRRVVFCGWSWSHLGRPTRAAERAEPCLRPGRSGPAGTEQGLRRLGTWRRPSPAEQPARRPKSTNPYTRSQEEDWRRRNKTVLTYMAAAAVGMLGASYAAVPLYRLYCQTTGLGGSAVAGHASDQIENMVPVKDRIIKITFNADVHASLQWNFRPQQTEIYVVPGETALAFYKAKNPTDKPVIGISTYNVVPFEAGQYFNKIQCFCFEEQRLNPQEEVDMPVFFYIDPEFAEDPRMVNVDLITLSYTFFEAKEGHTLPVPGYNSNQQLSPASNL; encoded by the exons ATGGGAGGGCTCTGGCGTCCGGCTTGGAGACGCGTCGTTTTCTGCGGGTGGTCTTGGAGCCACCTTGGGCGCCCAACCCGGGCTGCTGAGAGGGCAGAGCCGTGTCTCCGGCCGGGGAGGAGCGGGCCGGCGGGTACTGAGCAGGGACTGAGGCGGCTTGGGACATGGAGGCGCCCGAGCCCGGCGGAGCAGCCGGCTCGGCGGCCGAAGAGCACGAACCCCTACACGCGCTCGCAGGAGGAGGACTGGCGGCGGCGGAACAAGACGGTCCTCACCTACATGGCCGCGGCGGCGGTGGGCATGCTGGGCGCGTCCTACGCCGCCGTGCCCCTTTACCGGCTCTACTGCCAG ACTACTGGACTTGGAGGATCAGCAGTAGCAGGTCATGCGTCAGACCAGATTGAAAACATGGTACCTGTTAAGGATCGCATCATTAAAATCACCTTTAATGCAGATGTGCATGCAAGTCTCCAGTGGAACTTTAGACCTCAGCAAACAGAAATATAT GTAGTGCCAGGAGAGACAGCACTGGCGTTTTATAAAGCTAAGAATCCTACTGACAAACCAGTAATCGGAATTTCTACATACAATGTTGTACCGTTTGAAGCTGGAcagtacttcaataaaatacag TGCTTCTGCTTTGAAGAACAAAGGCTTAATCCACAAGAGGAAGTAGATATGCCAGTATTTTTCTACATAGATCCTGAATTTGCTGAAGATCCAAGAATGGTGAATGTTGATCTCATCACTCTTTCTTACACTTTTTTTGAAGCAAAGGAGGGGCATACGTTGCCAGTCCCAGGCTATAATTCAAATCAGCAACTAAGTCCTGCTtcaaatttgtga